In Citrobacter sp. RHB25-C09, the following proteins share a genomic window:
- a CDS encoding LysR family transcriptional regulator: MNIELRHLRYFVAVAEELHFGRAAARLNISQPPLSQQIQALEQEIGARLLARTNRSVALTAAGKQFLADSRQILGLVTDAAARAERLHQGEAGELRIGFTSSAPFIKAVSDTLSLFRQDYPDVHLQTREMNTREQLAPLSEGALDVGLLRNTLLPEALNHELILREPLMAMIPRDHRLAQKPVVSLAELAHEPFVFFDPHVGTGLYDDILGMMRRYHLTPVITQEVGEAMTIIGLVAAGLGVSILPASFKKVQVDEMCWVPIAEKEAVSEMWLVWSRHHEQSQAAIRFRQQLIQAVRDA, translated from the coding sequence ATGAATATAGAATTGCGTCATCTACGCTATTTTGTTGCGGTGGCAGAAGAGCTGCATTTTGGTCGCGCAGCCGCGCGTTTGAATATTTCGCAGCCGCCGTTGAGTCAACAAATCCAGGCGCTGGAACAGGAAATTGGTGCAAGGCTTCTGGCGCGTACTAACCGCAGCGTGGCATTAACGGCGGCCGGAAAGCAGTTCCTCGCCGACAGCCGGCAAATTCTGGGGCTGGTCACCGATGCCGCCGCCCGCGCTGAACGACTTCACCAGGGCGAGGCCGGAGAATTACGCATCGGCTTCACCTCATCAGCGCCGTTTATCAAAGCCGTTTCCGACACGCTGTCGCTTTTTCGTCAGGATTACCCGGACGTTCATCTGCAAACTCGTGAAATGAACACCCGCGAGCAGCTTGCACCGCTCAGCGAAGGGGCGTTGGATGTTGGACTGCTGCGTAATACGCTGTTGCCGGAAGCGCTTAACCATGAGCTGATCTTGCGCGAGCCGCTGATGGCGATGATCCCCCGGGACCACCGACTTGCGCAAAAGCCGGTGGTGTCACTTGCCGAACTAGCGCATGAGCCCTTCGTCTTTTTTGATCCTCACGTTGGGACGGGCTTATACGACGATATTCTTGGCATGATGCGTCGTTACCATCTGACGCCGGTTATCACGCAGGAGGTCGGAGAGGCGATGACGATCATTGGTCTCGTGGCGGCAGGACTTGGCGTATCCATTCTTCCGGCCTCGTTTAAAAAAGTTCAGGTCGACGAAATGTGTTGGGTTCCCATCGCGGAAAAAGAGGCTGTATCCGAAATGTGGCTGGTATGGTCCAGGCATCACGAACAGAGCCAGGCGGCAATCCGTTTTCGTCAACAGCTCATTCAGGCGGTGAGGGACGCTTAA
- a CDS encoding MFS transporter, protein MSRTTTVSDAPAGDIEQQTVSQPVQFIQRGTSSFMRVTLALFSAGLATFALLYCVQPILPVLSHEFGVSPASSSISLSISTGMLAVGLLFTGPLSDAIGRKPVMVTALLLASTCTLLSTMMTSWHGILIMRALIGLSLSGVAAVGMTYLSEEIHPSFVAFSMGLYISGNSIGGMSGRLLSGVFTDFFNWRIALAAIGCFALASALMFWKILPESRHFRPTSLRPKTLFINFRLHWRDQGLPLLFAEGFLLMGSFVTLFNYIGYRLMLSPWELSQAVVGLLSVAYLTGTWSSPKAGAMTVRYGRGPVMLFSTVVMLLGLLMTLFSSLWLIFAGMLLFSAGFFGAHSVASSWIGPRARRAKGQASSLYLFSYYLGSSIAGTLGGVFWHNYGWNGVGGFIAIMLVLAILVGTRLHHRLHV, encoded by the coding sequence GTGAGCCGTACGACTACCGTCAGTGATGCCCCGGCAGGCGACATTGAGCAGCAAACCGTTTCTCAGCCAGTTCAGTTTATTCAGCGCGGTACGTCATCGTTTATGCGCGTCACGCTAGCCCTCTTTTCCGCAGGACTTGCTACCTTCGCGCTGCTGTACTGTGTACAGCCGATTCTTCCCGTCTTATCCCATGAGTTTGGCGTTTCGCCGGCCAGCAGCAGTATTTCACTTTCCATCTCTACCGGCATGCTGGCCGTCGGCTTACTTTTCACCGGGCCGCTTTCCGATGCGATTGGGCGAAAGCCCGTCATGGTGACTGCACTTCTGCTCGCCTCCACCTGCACTTTGCTCTCGACGATGATGACCAGTTGGCATGGCATCCTTATCATGCGCGCCCTGATCGGCCTCTCGTTGAGCGGCGTTGCGGCTGTCGGGATGACCTATCTTAGTGAAGAGATTCACCCAAGCTTCGTGGCGTTTTCGATGGGCCTCTATATCAGCGGTAACTCCATCGGCGGGATGAGTGGGCGTCTGCTTAGCGGTGTGTTTACCGACTTCTTTAACTGGCGAATTGCGCTGGCGGCCATTGGCTGTTTTGCCCTCGCGTCAGCATTAATGTTCTGGAAGATCCTGCCGGAGTCACGGCACTTCCGTCCCACCTCGCTGCGGCCAAAAACGCTGTTTATTAACTTCCGTTTGCACTGGCGCGACCAGGGGCTCCCACTGTTGTTCGCAGAAGGTTTTCTGCTGATGGGATCGTTCGTCACCCTGTTTAACTATATTGGCTATCGTCTGATGCTCTCGCCGTGGGAATTAAGCCAGGCCGTGGTCGGGTTACTTTCCGTCGCCTATTTGACCGGAACCTGGAGCTCGCCAAAAGCGGGCGCCATGACAGTGCGTTATGGACGCGGTCCTGTGATGCTTTTCTCTACCGTGGTGATGCTGCTCGGGTTGTTAATGACTCTCTTCAGTTCGCTGTGGCTGATCTTTGCCGGGATGTTGCTCTTCTCAGCCGGTTTCTTTGGCGCACACTCCGTCGCCAGCAGTTGGATTGGCCCACGCGCGCGGCGGGCAAAAGGCCAGGCCTCTTCGCTGTATCTGTTTAGCTACTATCTCGGCTCGAGTATCGCCGGTACGCTGGGTGGCGTTTTCTGGCACAACTATGGCTGGAACGGTGTGGGGGGATTTATCGCCATCATGCTGGTGTTGGCTATTCTGGTAGGAACACGGTTACATCATCGTCTGCACGTATAA
- the bioD gene encoding dethiobiotin synthase, with protein sequence MLKRFFITGTDTSVGKTVVSRALLQALASGGKSVAGYKPVAKGSKETPEGLRNKDALVLQSVSTLELPYEAVNPIAFSEDESSVAHSCPINYTLISKGLASLTDKVDHVVVEGTGGWRSLMNDLRPLSEWVVQEQLPVLMVVGIQEGCINHALLTAQAIANDGLPLIGWVANRINPGLAHYAEIIDVLGKKIPAPLIGELPYLPRAEQRELGQYIRLSMLGSVLSVDRVLA encoded by the coding sequence ATGCTGAAGCGTTTCTTTATTACAGGTACAGACACTTCTGTGGGGAAAACGGTGGTTTCCCGCGCATTACTACAAGCGTTAGCGTCAGGTGGTAAGAGCGTAGCCGGTTACAAACCCGTCGCGAAAGGAAGCAAAGAGACGCCAGAAGGTCTGCGCAACAAAGATGCGTTGGTACTGCAAAGCGTATCGACGCTGGAGTTACCTTACGAAGCCGTCAATCCCATCGCTTTTAGCGAAGACGAAAGCAGCGTCGCCCATAGTTGTCCCATCAATTACACGTTGATTTCCAAAGGGCTGGCTAGCCTGACGGACAAAGTCGATCACGTGGTGGTGGAAGGTACTGGCGGCTGGCGGAGTCTGATGAACGACCTGCGCCCGCTGTCAGAATGGGTGGTGCAGGAACAGCTACCGGTTTTGATGGTGGTGGGGATTCAGGAAGGCTGCATTAATCATGCGCTATTAACCGCACAAGCCATCGCCAATGACGGCCTGCCTCTGATTGGCTGGGTCGCTAACAGGATTAATCCAGGGCTGGCGCATTACGCTGAAATTATCGATGTGCTGGGGAAAAAAATTCCTGCGCCATTAATCGGCGAGTTGCCTTATCTACCGCGCGCCGAGCAGCGTGAACTGGGGCAATATATTCGCCTGTCAATGCTCGGCAGTGTGTTGTCGGTAGATCGAGTCCTGGCGTAA
- a CDS encoding DUF1161 domain-containing protein: MKMTKGTLACLLLFASPVVLAAPDSCERIKSDIQQRIINNGVPEANFSLNIVPNDQADQPDSQVVGHCANDTHKILYTRTSSGNAPASTTPSHDGAANEPQ; the protein is encoded by the coding sequence ATGAAAATGACCAAAGGAACGCTTGCTTGTCTGCTGCTCTTTGCTTCACCCGTAGTACTGGCAGCACCCGATTCATGTGAACGTATCAAAAGCGACATTCAGCAGCGCATTATCAACAACGGTGTTCCGGAAGCGAATTTCTCCCTGAACATTGTTCCCAACGATCAAGCTGACCAACCCGACTCGCAGGTTGTTGGCCACTGTGCTAACGATACGCATAAAATTCTTTATACCCGAACCAGTAGCGGTAATGCACCGGCAAGCACTACACCCTCCCATGACGGGGCAGCCAACGAACCGCAATAA
- the mlc gene encoding sugar metabolism global transcriptional regulator Mlc yields the protein MVADIQPGHIDQIKQTNAGAVYRLIDQLGPVSRIDLSRLAQLAPASITKIVREMLEAHLVQELEIKEAGSRGRPAVGLVVETEAWHYLSLRISRGEIFLALRDLSSKQVVEECLELPLHDDMPLLDRILVLVDQFFIRHQQKLERLTSIAITMPGIIDTENGIVHRMPFYDDVKEMPLGEALEQHTGVPVYIQHDISAWTMAEAMFGASRGARDVIQVVIDHNVGAGVITDGHLLHAGSSSLVEIGHTQVDPYGKRCYCGNHGCLETIASVESILELAQLRLGQSMSSSLHGQPLTVDSLCQAALAGDLLAKDIITGVGTHVGRILAIMVNLFNPQKILIGSPLSKAADVLFPAIADSIRQQALPAYSKNMVVESTQFSNQGTMAGAALVKDAMYNGSLLIRLLQG from the coding sequence GTGGTTGCTGATATTCAGCCTGGACATATCGATCAAATAAAGCAGACCAATGCTGGCGCGGTTTATCGCCTGATTGATCAGCTTGGGCCGGTATCACGTATTGATCTGTCTCGTCTTGCACAATTGGCGCCCGCCAGTATTACCAAGATTGTTCGCGAAATGCTTGAGGCGCACCTGGTTCAGGAACTGGAAATTAAAGAAGCGGGGAGCCGTGGGCGTCCGGCTGTCGGCCTGGTGGTCGAAACTGAGGCCTGGCATTACTTATCCTTGCGCATTAGTCGTGGGGAAATCTTTCTCGCTCTGCGCGATCTGAGCAGCAAACAGGTCGTGGAGGAGTGCCTTGAACTTCCGTTGCATGACGATATGCCACTGCTTGACCGCATTCTTGTGTTGGTCGATCAATTCTTTATTCGCCATCAGCAAAAGCTTGAACGTCTAACTTCCATTGCCATTACCATGCCGGGCATTATTGATACTGAAAATGGTATCGTCCATCGGATGCCGTTTTATGATGATGTCAAAGAGATGCCGCTCGGCGAAGCGCTGGAGCAGCATACTGGCGTACCGGTTTATATCCAGCATGACATCAGCGCCTGGACAATGGCTGAAGCGATGTTCGGGGCTTCCCGGGGGGCTCGCGATGTCATCCAGGTGGTTATCGATCATAACGTTGGTGCCGGGGTGATCACCGACGGTCATTTATTGCATGCAGGCAGCAGCAGCCTGGTGGAGATTGGTCACACTCAGGTAGATCCTTACGGTAAACGCTGTTACTGCGGAAACCACGGTTGCCTGGAAACGATCGCCAGCGTTGAGAGTATCCTGGAACTGGCGCAACTGCGACTCGGGCAGTCGATGAGCTCTTCGCTTCATGGACAGCCGCTAACGGTCGATTCTCTGTGCCAGGCCGCGTTAGCGGGCGATCTGCTGGCAAAGGATATTATCACCGGGGTCGGTACGCACGTTGGGCGCATTCTGGCCATTATGGTGAATTTGTTCAACCCGCAAAAAATACTGATTGGTTCCCCGCTCAGTAAAGCCGCCGATGTGCTGTTTCCCGCCATTGCAGACAGCATTCGTCAGCAGGCGCTGCCTGCCTATAGCAAAAATATGGTCGTGGAAAGTACACAGTTTTCTAATCAAGGAACGATGGCGGGTGCCGCGTTAGTAAAAGACGCGATGTATAACGGTTCTTTGTTGATCCGTCTATTACAGGGGTAA
- the clcB gene encoding voltage-gated ClC-type chloride channel ClcB encodes MHRLHPWPDLHLLLRRLLIAVMIGVLAAVAVSAFRHAMLLLEWVFLSNDTGSLVNAATGLSPWRRVLTPMLGGLAAGLMLWGWQKRHQQRSHASTDYMEAVRSDGQFDYGASLIKSLASLFVVASGSAIGREGAMILLAALAASCLARRFTPRDEWRLWIACGAAAGMASAYHAPLAGTLFIAEILFGTLMLASLGPVVISAIVALVATHFLGGGSSLLYTVHLSLELQSLEYGLILVTGVLAGLCGPLLIGLMSTSHLAFLRLKLTPPWQLALGGLIVGLLSLLTPTVWGNGYSVVQSFLLSPPLLLVITGIFLCKLLAVLASSGSGAPGGVFTPTLFIGLSLGMILGRIWGIWFPGTDELTLLLGLTGMATLLAATTHAPVMSSLMICEMTGEYRLLPGLLIACVLASVLARTLRQDSIYRQHTAEH; translated from the coding sequence ATGCATCGACTTCATCCCTGGCCCGATCTCCATTTATTACTTCGCCGTCTGCTCATTGCGGTCATGATCGGCGTGTTAGCCGCGGTTGCTGTCTCTGCGTTCCGTCACGCCATGCTGTTGCTGGAATGGGTATTCCTGAGTAATGACACCGGAAGCCTGGTCAACGCCGCAACGGGGCTTTCTCCCTGGCGGAGAGTCCTGACCCCAATGCTGGGCGGACTGGCTGCAGGTTTGATGTTATGGGGTTGGCAAAAGCGACACCAACAACGTTCGCATGCCTCCACAGATTATATGGAAGCCGTACGCAGCGACGGTCAGTTTGATTATGGCGCCAGCCTGATTAAGTCCCTTGCCTCTTTATTCGTGGTCGCCAGCGGTAGCGCCATTGGTCGTGAAGGAGCGATGATTTTACTGGCGGCGCTGGCGGCTTCCTGTCTTGCGCGCAGGTTTACTCCTCGTGACGAGTGGAGGTTGTGGATCGCCTGCGGCGCGGCGGCAGGAATGGCCAGCGCTTACCATGCACCGCTGGCGGGCACGCTGTTTATTGCAGAAATTCTCTTTGGCACGCTGATGCTGGCGTCGCTCGGACCGGTAGTCATTTCCGCCATTGTTGCGCTGGTCGCCACGCATTTTCTCGGCGGCGGAAGTTCGTTGCTGTACACGGTTCATCTTTCGCTGGAATTACAGAGTCTTGAATACGGTTTGATCCTGGTCACCGGTGTGCTTGCGGGACTATGCGGCCCTTTGCTAATCGGACTGATGTCCACCAGCCATCTTGCCTTTCTACGGCTCAAACTCACCCCGCCATGGCAACTTGCGCTGGGGGGACTGATTGTTGGTCTGCTTTCGCTGCTCACCCCGACGGTGTGGGGAAATGGTTACAGCGTGGTGCAATCCTTTTTACTTTCTCCGCCTCTGCTGCTGGTCATCACCGGTATTTTTCTTTGTAAACTGTTAGCCGTCCTCGCCAGCAGCGGATCCGGCGCACCGGGCGGTGTATTTACGCCAACGCTGTTTATTGGCCTCTCACTGGGAATGATTCTGGGGCGTATCTGGGGGATCTGGTTTCCTGGAACGGATGAGCTTACATTGCTACTTGGTCTGACGGGAATGGCGACACTGCTTGCGGCCACAACGCATGCCCCGGTGATGTCCAGCCTGATGATTTGTGAAATGACCGGAGAGTATCGACTGCTCCCCGGCTTATTGATTGCCTGTGTGCTGGCGTCGGTTCTGGCGAGGACGTTACGCCAGGACTCGATCTACCGACAACACACTGCCGAGCATTGA
- a CDS encoding YnfC family lipoprotein, whose product MLLFAFGLALAGCDNSAIPLSFTPEMASFSNEFDFDPLRGPVKDFSQTLLNEKGEVAKRVNGTLSEEGCFDTLELHDLENNTGVALVLDANYYRDAETLEKKVRLQGKCQLAELPSAGVTWDTDDNGFVISANGKEMKVQYRYDAEGYPLGKTTVSKDRTLSVSAKPSPDPRKKLDYTAVSMLNDHPLGNVKQSCEYDRHANPTDCTLVIVDQSVKPPVERFYTIKNTIDYY is encoded by the coding sequence ATCCTTCTTTTTGCTTTCGGCCTGGCGCTGGCGGGGTGCGATAACAGCGCAATCCCGCTCTCCTTTACGCCGGAGATGGCCAGCTTTTCTAATGAATTTGATTTTGATCCATTACGCGGCCCGGTGAAAGATTTCAGCCAGACGTTGCTCAATGAGAAAGGTGAAGTGGCGAAGCGCGTCAATGGCACTCTTTCTGAGGAGGGTTGTTTCGACACGCTGGAACTGCACGATCTCGAAAACAACACCGGTGTCGCGTTGGTACTGGATGCAAATTACTATCGCGATGCGGAAACGCTGGAAAAAAAGGTGCGCTTGCAGGGGAAATGCCAACTGGCAGAATTACCGTCCGCAGGGGTGACCTGGGATACTGACGATAATGGCTTTGTCATCTCCGCAAACGGTAAAGAGATGAAAGTCCAGTATCGCTATGATGCAGAAGGGTACCCGTTGGGCAAAACGACAGTCAGTAAAGATCGTACGTTATCGGTCAGTGCAAAACCTTCGCCCGATCCACGCAAAAAACTGGACTACACGGCGGTCAGTATGTTGAACGATCATCCGCTGGGTAATGTAAAACAGTCTTGTGAATACGATCGTCACGCCAATCCTACGGATTGCACACTTGTCATTGTCGATCAAAGCGTTAAGCCGCCGGTTGAGCGCTTTTATACCATTAAAAATACGATTGATTACTACTGA
- the dmsD gene encoding Tat proofreading chaperone DmsD, with translation MTGITQQKDFAMTARVLGALFYFSPQSEQATPLVSALTNSDWTAQWPLPQEQLTPLRALFQREGNEPLTQVWQRLFVGPYALPSPPWGSVWLDRENVLFGESTLSLRQWMRENDIHFVVAQNEPEDHFGSLLLQAAWLAENGRHRQCEELLAWHLFPWSSRFMDVFTQNAGHPFYQALGELARLTLGQWQSALTLPVADKKLFR, from the coding sequence ATGACTGGAATAACGCAACAGAAAGATTTTGCCATGACTGCACGCGTGCTGGGCGCGCTGTTTTATTTTTCCCCGCAGAGTGAACAGGCCACACCGTTGGTGTCAGCCCTCACAAACAGCGACTGGACAGCGCAATGGCCGCTGCCGCAGGAACAACTGACGCCACTTCGCGCATTATTCCAGCGTGAAGGTAACGAACCACTGACTCAGGTCTGGCAGCGTCTGTTTGTTGGGCCATACGCATTGCCATCTCCGCCGTGGGGTTCAGTGTGGCTGGATCGCGAAAACGTCCTTTTTGGAGAATCGACACTTTCGCTGCGGCAGTGGATGCGGGAAAACGATATTCACTTTGTCGTGGCGCAAAACGAACCTGAAGATCATTTCGGCTCTCTGCTACTGCAGGCTGCCTGGTTGGCGGAAAACGGTCGCCACCGCCAGTGTGAGGAGCTATTGGCCTGGCATCTTTTTCCCTGGTCCTCGCGCTTTATGGACGTATTTACCCAAAATGCCGGACATCCGTTTTACCAGGCATTAGGCGAGCTTGCACGACTGACTCTCGGCCAGTGGCAATCTGCGTTAACGCTTCCTGTCGCCGACAAAAAGCTATTCCGTTGA